The nucleotide window tttgatcccttgTTCTGGCCCCACCCTCCCCACTGAGGTCAACAtttgaacttgaatctgcactattatGATGGTTTCATATCCATTTGACTAATGAaggccctgttgttcttgagaagaacagaTTTTTTTCTACACATCCCCATTACACTAATCCGctactgtggccccaccctacccaatatgggaccatgatttgaacaattttgaatagaTCTTTTATAAAGCTTTCACAAATTattcactgggccagaaaacaCAAAACTTGCGTGAAAGCTCCCTTAAAGAGTGGATATAACTCCCCTTAACAGAGGCCATGACTTTTCCTTAGAACAAAactgaattcccttcacccaaggatttTTGTGGGACATTTGGTAGAAAATATACCAATGGTTCTAAAGAAGACATAGAAATAGTCAAAAGTTTACATAGAAACGCCAGACAAACTGAGATCAGAAAAACTACTAAAAACTAGATGTGTCAGCATGACACGAATGCCCCTGCctgcagtaaagtcaaatgtaggaaatccatcGAAGTACAGCgttgaatgtggtattcagattgtattTAACACacatttagtacaatgaagaactcaacAACAATTGGTTGCATGATTTAACAGCCATAGAATAAATACAGtaatttttctacattaaagGGGCACAATTCCATCAATATCAACAAACAGGAACAAAACTCAAATTTGATCTGTGTAAttcatcaatatacatctgcatACACAAAaccaattcaatatctcaaggtgtttagaaaaaaaagtccggaaaactggtcGTAACGGTAATTTTTCTGAgttaaaggggcataactctagGTAGCAGAAGGACGGGAAAaggtaaaactatatgcccAACCACTTTGTGAAATGTTAATAATAGATTAGCAATaaaaaactgtaaaatattttctaaatgatCATATACCCATGTTCACAGATGTTTGGAAATTTCACAGATTACAAACTCGCAGAGATTTTCACACGACATAATATTccacaatctggtaacactacACCACACACATTTGAAATCCCTTTGTTACATGTTTAActttggatatacatgtacatgtaatgagaTTTTTTTCATCTACCGTATATGTTGATTTCCTACAATTTCTTATCACAACATTTTGCTCACTCATTGCTTTTAAGacaaaaagtttttaaaagtttcacacacacacctttCTGAAACCTTTAGTCTTGTTCATTCCAGATCCATGGATCAACAGAGGGTGGAAAAAGACAGTGTCTCCTGTCTCCATGGGAAGATGGACTCTCGGAGCGTTGGGATCAAAATCTCGCACTCCATGGTACAACTTGTTAACACCTCCCTGAAAATCcacatcatttatatatatttgaataagacTTTAGAATCTATATAAAGCATAAGCGGTACTGTAGCTACATGCACATAATAGCCTGTTTTGCTCACCCAGTAACTGAAGTCCAAGAAAATCAACAGTATGTTCAAAGGAAGACTTAATTGTCGTACAGCTGTTCCGAGTAAGttatatgtacatttcaacAGTGAAAAGCCATGCTGGTTGTACATATGTACTGAATTCTGAAGGTACGAAGAGCTCTTTGTGACCACAGTGGCACAAGGGGAAAAGTACCACAGACTTTTTGTCTTTTTGTCAGACAATAGATACCATGTGATGGCAAAAGCTCTCACTGGccatttactacatgtatattgaacgTATTCCTACACAAAAAAAGGATGGACTCAGTAGATTGATGTGTGAATACAATTTTGACACACAAATGGTTTCTCtaacacacacatacaacatTACAAGGTGTACATTTTGtgtacaatgtattttgaaCTTAAAGAGCAATTTACAACACAGaaacattttatattgatatagaCGTGTAAATGTATGTTCTTGATCACAGCACTACACTATATACCTCCCACTCTGGATATTCATGCTGGAGTAGCTCCCCTTTGTGAGAACCAGGTAACACAACCAGACATCCATTCTCCCGGTTCACCTTCTCCATGGCTGTCCAAGAGCAGACAATCCTGTCTGCAGGCCTGAAAGGGAAGTAATGCAGGTCCTGATGCATCGGGTGTCTGGACGTCTTCTTGCCTGtattatattgataaatcaGTGTAATAATatcgtgtacatgtatatccaaattTTTGTAAACCCCCCCAAAATAATTCATACacctgggacccctgcattactaatCAGGTGATCTAACTACTGCATTTTCCAGGTTGATATCAACAGTCTATCTTTATACCTATATAGATCTTGACCATTCTGACTTCACAAAGTTCATTCTAATAAAACCGTCTAATGTAGCTGAgaaaaatttgattgaaatttcattttactttaATAAATAACTCTATAAAGTTCCTCGTAAACTGTCTGAGAACAAATTATGAAGATCTGCAACATTGTCACTGAGAGAAAGCAACAGTAAAAATTGGAggaaatacacatacatgtatgatagcAATGTGTGATGAaaggacagacagatggatgggtAAACCAATATATGCTTCCTTTCAAATCCCACCTAATTACGTCATAACAGTATACATCACTGTACAGTGTACATCTAGTAAAAACTTGTgggtcagaatttttttttttaacagtgattttttaagacccATTTTAGGTCCGAATATTGGCCCTTTCCCCTTccaaaaattaccaattttttcccaatttaaatTGCACTTTCCCCTATAGTAAAAACTGGtgaaaaacatatttgttaaaaaataagttcaatgtgaatagtttatgtACGACATGACGAAAACGCATCAATTCTATatgatttagaaagaatagttgaaaattttaagagcttaaagaaaagaaagttaagtgtgtaaaataaaagcagaatgacatcaatttgtgtttgatttcttgtttgatatttatatatatatttagcatatttacaatactGACTAGATTTTtccaatttgatcaaaatgttgacTATTTATCTCagttcgaaagccacaggacccttttgaaaaatgttgaaaaatcactgcAACACAGCATAATCTTACtactatatatatgtagtaaCAAAGCACTCGAACAGACACTCAAAAGTCCTGCTAATAAATACAAGtgaagtttacaaaataaatagcccaaacaaataaaacaattaacatCTATGACAGCTTATCTAGGTACATATATATCCAACATCCAGATATGCCTATGAATACTCTGTTTGTCCAATTCTATCATATCACACTCAAAATCACTAAATAAGGCTGAATTCCTGAATTGATATTGACAAGGTGTTTGAAACTCGTAAAATCAGCTTGACATGCAGGGCCGAGTGCTTGTAAAATTATAATCCCTGCAAAAGACCTACTAGCCTTGAGAAAATAACTGCCATTTTTAAACCTACTTTTATCAACAGCTATCTTCTAATTAAAGACATTATGTCACTATAGGACAGGATTAAGACTCAATTCCCATAATTTCGATCCCAATCATATATAATGTTATAAAGCCCCTTGGATTGTTACAACTTTGTTACCGGCATGATAAGTAGATTTGATACATCTAAATGCTGTTTAGTGGAAATCTTAAAACGTCCAGTCGGGCGTCTCTACAAGGAAATTTGTTTGCCCATGACAAAATTTATGCGTCTCGGCCAGTCAGGTGCacgattatttcaaacactgattgaccaaaaatatatctttcaaatttgccatcaatgattgattttgtgAAACTTTAAAAGTTCAgaatttctaaaaaattcatAACACCAAATTTTGTATAGACCAGTAGCTAGACAGAGAATTAAAGAGGGATCCTTGCTGTCAGTAAAACATGAGTAAGACTGACATTTTAAGAATAAAACTATCTGTCTTCATAAAGTACATAAACAGTCAGGAAATGGTGGCACGCCTATCCGAGTGTTATTAGTGACTTTGAGTGATATAACTACAATGTACATTACCTGGATCTGGTGGTTTGTTGATCAGCATAGTGTGCATGGCCTTTGCAGTCTTTCCTGTGAACGCATGAACATATCGGACGATCTACAACAAACAGGTTCATCTCTAAGATCTTAAAGTATATCAATGAACCACTGAAAAATTTCTTGTATTAATCTAGATTTCAACTAGAtccgaaaaataattttttaaaacacatgtacaaatgCATAATTTCAGATAGACTTGTACAGTTTAAGAATGTAGCATTAAGCTATTTCCTGTGTAGCATTAAGCTATTTCCTATGTAGCATTAAGCTATTTCCTGTGTAGCATTAAGCTACTTCCTGTGTAGCATTAAGCTATTTCCTGTGTATTATTAATCTATTTCCTGTGTAGCATTAATCTATTTCCTGTGTAGCATTACCTCTGGTAGAGTACAGTAGCCAAACAATACTTCATCATTTTCAAAGTTCTGAAGTTTAGTGATGGCCTGTTGTCCTGGGAGAAACTCAGACCGTGCGATGGCCACATCCTTCATGATGGTCAACCCAATGGGTACTTCAACCTCCTTTCTGCATATCTTTCCGAAATGTTCCCTTAAAAAGTGAATCATACACTCGAGTGCATTACACACACCCATCAATGCCTTATGACATCCTTAAAATTCTAGAAGAGGCAATAATTATATTGATTACAAATCTTAATTAATTATATACAGCAGAAATTTGTGTTGCTATGTTTAACCATTATTCAACCAATCAGATCTCACTAATATTAACATGTACCCTAGTATTATAAATCATGTCAAACCAACATATTAAATAGAATGATACCTGTACACATCCAGTTTCTCCTTGGACACCAAATTTCTGATGACCAGGTACCCATTGTCCTCGTAGAATTGTCTCTGTTCATGTGACAAAATCGGATTGTCTAGTGTGTAGCGAAACGTAGAGTTGACATTTGGAGCAGCCCTGCTGGTGGCTAATGTTGGTATGTGCTATGTGGTTgaggaattttaaaaatgttgtcgcAATTTCTGAGAAATTtcgaaatatttgtcttttatACCCCAACAATATGCATAAGTATTTTTGCATTCATTCCATGCTGCACAGCCACTggttaaaatttttttttgtgacAAGCATCCATCTTCCACAagtgatcgaacccggctgaccgctacactcctctccttaaatgtcttcacacctgaagacatcaacccaggatcttaatcCTCTGACAGGCATTTTCTCCTGTCAGTTATAGGGGCTGGTCTAtgacaccaaatgtaacagaaagggagaaaatgcaacagaccaggccaggattcgaacctgggccccctgaatctctagtcaggtgctctaccaactgagctatctggccaccagcgatCGAACCAGGCTGACCACTAcagttaaaaattttaaataatatgataataaacacacacacacaggccaaaaagtttttctccaggagaactcgtatcCACATTTGTCATTTCTATTTGGTAAAATGgtaaagtttttctccaggagaccTCGTACCCAAAATTTGAGGTTTTGAGTTTTCCTGGGTACAAGTTCTCCTGACAGTGAATCAGACCCTagctattattattacagacctGTGAATAATCATGATAAAATTACTTTTTGATCTGAATTTCAAACAGACATACGGTTACCATTTTTCATAAAGATATCAGATgcaataaaatttcaatttgataaaatgaGCTGCAAGTAGTTATAGGGCCCAAAATTTGGCCAAGTCAAAAACACCGAGCCTTGGATAATTTTTGTTGGCCtgaataaaacatgtaaaaacaCAATGAAGAAAAATACCAGCAGAAAAATTACGGGCACTTGTTTCATAGACTACTCGGGCCTTGGCTAAAGGCTATTACATAACAACTTAAACAAGCGCCTGGCCAGTGACAACAGATCAGAGTGGCATTGGTCAGTTGGTGGTAACCAACACTCAGCGTGCAAATTAAGCGTAAAAAGGATACTGACACCGAAGAAGCAGAATCCAAATGACCAAATATTATCTTCAGTCTCTCTGTCATCTTTCTACGTCCACTTAAACATCCCACAAACAAGACTATGACCACTGTCTGTGAACTTTGATCTGTTATTTGTGTTAGGaaaagaacgataactcgttTCCGGTCCAgaaaaagtggcggatccagctGTTTATTCTAGAAAAGATTCAGAAACACCACTCTTCTTCTGTATCCGCTCTGGTGTATTTACCATTTGAAGGTAAATTAAAGTCGTGATATAGGTATCACCACATACAGCCGTATATTAAAAATGAACATGTCCAACTAGTTAATATTCATTTTGGgaaaaagatgatttttaaaaaaaacgtgGCTACATTACAATTGCAGGTACCTTAGGTCAACCCGGTCTCAGTCGATCCAGCCCCTGTCGAATGGAGATGGGTACATATTTTAAATTCGATATGCATGGCAGTCAACATGACTTTGATCTCCCCCCCCCTTTCACTCCTACTTCTATCCGGAtcatcctgtggggatccgggttaaaatagctCCTCATTACCCCCtgcttgtcttaagaggcgacaatatgggacggtccttcggatgagactgcagaaaccgaggtcccgtgtcgcagcaggtgagGCACGATATAGATTCTTCCCTGCTCTTaaaacgccgagcatagacctaaattttgtagcccttcaccggtaatggtgacgtctccatatgactatgagtgaacaattctcgagaggggcgttaaacaatatataatcaatcaatcaatcttcggatcagttttatatttatatacatgtacatttcaagtGAGCCTTTTATTATACTTCGAACAGTAAACAATTCCAGTTTGATTTTCTAGAAAACTAATTACATACTAATTAATATGTACAAAAGCGCACATTTTATTCAGCACATGTTTTACTACACTGTAACAatgtagctgcaataatatTGCCCCCtcctttttatttattttctattctgacgttttcgaattaaaaaaaaaagtcggatagggctacattattgcagttaATGTTTTACCAACGATTCAATTACTGTATGTCTTGAAAATAATTCCTCATTATTAATTGATATAACGTTGATATTAGTTGTTGCATATAAGGTTTGAAATTACATAGCCATATAAACGTATTAAATGCCATGTAGATCTAGTAATAATTCATCAAAATGCAAATGCGTCTTTATGGCCGGATATACCACGGAGGTTCAATTTTAGAGTATGCCTTGTTGAATTAAACACACGGTCTTTCTTACAACAGGAGATAGCGAGACAGACCGTGGTTTATACTGTCAATGTACAGGACTCTGCTCTACAGCCACCAACAATATACGCAGTCATTACAGACATCTCTACACAGGGTTTTGTGATTCCTGTAAGCGTCTGTGGACAGCAGGGCCCCCTATTCTCTTTTGGGAAGTGGACAGACATAGCCTTGTCTGAACGATGTTATTCAAACTTGCAATAGAATATGGTAGATTTAATTCCACaccaatgaatgaaagatgttGTATTGCTTGGAATACTGGTGTGATTGAGGATGGAATTCATTTGTTTttcaatgtaaatcttattCTAAGCTAAGAAACACCTACcttagaaatatttataatataacaaAGAAAACTATTTCTCTGGACAATGAAAGATATatgttacaaatatattttaaatgatatacataacGTCTTACTGTGAATATAATGATTACTGTGAAATTAGAGACAGTTTTGAATACAGAAGTCAATTAAAAATTGTGTAAACATATTTAATGATGTTCAATGGGCCTTTGCCTATTAATGTTGTGTTCGTGCCAATAAATATTTGCATTTGTATTTAAAGAGACAAACTCTAAATAAACTCCTAAAATAAACCATcgattaatatacatgtaggtaagcgttatttatcatattaaattaaaaataaatatataaccAACTAGAACGCATTCTATATTACCCAACAATGTCAACAGTGCCGCGAAATAGAGCTAGCGCGATTTCGTGGATAATCACACGTAGACAGGCAATAaaaatcagagagagagagagagagagagagagagagagagagagagagagagtgtgtgtgtgtgtgtgtgtgtgtggatctAACTAGATTGAAACAATATATACACACTAcgataattatatacatatatatatgctatCATCAAAGGCGATAAACTGACTGATTATAATGCCCTGTCAGAAAATGGGATACCCGCGTATAGTTAAACTGCTCAGAAACAAAAGTGAATAAAATTACTCCGCGTATACCTACAAGCACGGGACCTCGACTTAGTGTAGTGTTTTGTCaggggtcacatcgctcacctaagtcaccATGGCACTGCTgttgagattttaaaaaaattaaatctttattcccatgaacattttgaccccatattgtggttATAACCTAGTACCGAATGGTCACGATATAAGCGAACTTGAATCACATGTACATAGCATGAGGATTCCTCAATACCAAATGAATAACATACCTTGCAGTTCTAGAGATGTTCAAGGCCACCAGGTCAAAGATCATATAGTATggatgaaaggtcttgccataagaaatatatatacaaatcaaatacatatatataagcTCCACCTTAAATAGTTTAACCCTTTAACTACCAGAAGTTTTCGAGTTTTCCTTCAAAGcagatacaaatatttcaaattgaaattaaagcattttCTAGTCACATTTTCGTAATATAACCTATGCatattctgaaaggaaaaatcttgaagattttaattatgcACTAAAATGTGGTGTAACGGTTGCCATGACAACAAAAACACCCCACAAATCCCCaaaaatgtgggtttttttccacCAGTTTCGTCACCTAAAACACACAAATTGAATGTTTATCAGCcatcatttaaataaattttaggaATAGttgtattcatatacatgtattacatgcattcatgaaattaagtgtcatttattgtaaatataagtatacatgtacataaacattGAAGTACAAGATGCGCATAAGTTATAGTAGACTACctgtaattattgtaaaatgttccttaaaacttgaagaaattttttaatgaaaattaaaactttctCTACGCATATTTTTGGAATATAactcataaaaatttcaaaatgaaaaaataagttTCTAATTATGCAGTGTAACGAATTTTTACAGTTACCATGGCAACTAAATGAGTCCATGAATGACAAAAATATGGTGTTGGTTTTTTTCCGgtacatttttgttgttgatttttcattccttccttcacatgaaaatacaaattgacCAGTAAACTGCTACACTAAGTTTTGAATTATGTAGTATGATCTGATGTtatggttgccatggcaacacaATAACTCATAAATCGCTGAAATGAGTTTTTCATCCTTTTCTTCCcttgaaatagaaaaattgtTCAATAAACTATCACAATATTTACGTCATGTACGTAATGATATCATGAAAACTAGCAGTACAAGTTCaaatatacatgcaatatttataaacCTACAATACATACAACCATATGCCTATAGAAATTAAATACCTTTACTCTCCAAATTCTAATATAATATTGTTCAGTATATCATAAATGCGTCAATAGCTTAGTTCGTTTATAATACAATaagccaaatacatgtacattgcatccGCGCTAGTCATGCTTACTAAGTCCGGGAGTACCGTACGTATGTACATTAGGCGTGGTTTGCGACGGTGAATATATTGGTAAAACAGTGTACCATATATTTACAGCGTTATATGATCTAAATTAATTGTTACtgaattttttctatttatattataaaaataatgcGTACACTGTCTCGCCTCGATCACGCATAGAAAACTACACCACCGGCACCGACGCTTTTTTCGCTGATGTGTCTCACATTCAAGCCGTTTTCTCATCGGACTGAAGAAGTTTCCGATCAGACACTGGGCAACGTCTAGTGAGAAATCACATTAGAGAGTAATGCCTGTGAGGTTTCACGGTACCTGGGGTGTTCAACCATAGAACATAAAACGTGTTTCCTGCAGGCACGTAgaatagggggagggggtgttgccATCCCCCAATTTTTCTCAACACCTTTTAatgttaaaagatatatttggtgACCCCTCCCATATTTTATAATAGTATTGAAATACAAAAATGTAAAGTCGAAGTTATGAATTGaacttgtgtacatgtattgaaaggtgcgcaaccccctccccctttttaagAAGTCGAAGTTTGGGATTATTTATGAGTCGGCGCTAATACATGTCACATCcctgaatttaaaatttattttcggaATTTTTTAAAGGTTGCACGTTACTCCCGCATCCCCACCCCGAGTTTGGAGAATTTAAGTGCTGGTTGTCCTAAAGAAGTTTTTTATGTTTTTggtttatctattcatttatccatttatttatttttatttgctcGCCAAGAAATTTAGACAATGGTGTAGGGATTTTTTCCGGTTTCCCCTCCCCCTGTTGAAAAAttatgctacatacatgtacgtgcctGTCCTGTATAAAATACCTGCATGTCGTAATGCGGTTATCCTGCAGGTCTTTGTGTACTGAGTATGTACCGTACATAATAGAATCCCTTTTTACAAAGtagtttccatatgagtgaaaaattctcgagagggacattaaacaatattcaatcaatagagTACATTTTCTtgcatgattttacatgtagtgataATTGATTACTAATATTTTAAGCGTACTTTTAAAAGCATCACTATTTAGTACTATATGTAGATCTTCGTCGGCACCGTACACAATCGTACTTTTCCTCTGACATAATTCAAAATGTttgcaatattttgtatttacatatatgcatattttATGCTGTAGAatcacgtgtgtgtgtgtgtgtgtgtgtgtgtgtgttttgtggtgttttttcaaataacggaaattttatcaaaattgttgccattgtcatcaaatatttaaaaaaaattaccgaTGCATTGTCATCTGACCAGTACATATCATAGACATGATTATATGTCTCTGTATATTTGGATATCGGGTAATTGGTTAATTCCCATCAAAGATACGCATGTCGTTTGTCGGGGTCCAGTTGGGGTCAGGCTGTCCTGTACTCGATCTGCTTTCTGTTCCATACATATCTATAACTTTTGCTATTTCCCCAAAACTGATAAGAGGTAATATCAGCAGAAAGTAACAGTATACATGATATAAGAGGGGGCGGACAGGATGAGAGGATGGGGGATTTAGTGGGGAGGTTCTTATACTTCCTTTCTTATAACTCCTTCGTGTTTCCTTTTTCACATCTAATCTGCATCAACGGCTATACGTATTCGATGCCGTACCCATTGTGTTTTAACAGATAAAGGAAACAATTAACAAATACAGAATATGAAGAATACATTTGCAATATCGCGTTAGCCtgttatatctatatgtatcaTAAACTGGCATGCAATACGCTTTAGTACccaaatgaaatatgcaattCATCACTATTCAGGGGAAGAGAGGGGGAGAGGGCCACCCCCTCATGTAAGGAGTCAAGTTCATGAGAAGGACCAACATCTTCAAGGAACTTTACATTTACGCTATGGAGTTGATGCGACTAGAAGTAGAAATCCTCGTCCGTAATGTCACTCAAATGACTGTCCAGTGTACACTGGCGACCGTGTTTCTATATATTCTGATTTATTGTCCTTATTATagaaacttcttcataactggaGTCATCTACACTAATGTCTGACGTGACCCAACGGACAACAAAACTGAGCCTGTATCGCTTTCAGCGCTATACTCCATGATTAATTATACGTTGTTTATGTTACAGTCATGACAACGTAACaagaaatggaaatatttagtCAAAACAACTCATCTGACTTACTTGTACTgaagttatttttctttaaattctaacaGATTATTATTGCAAATAAACGGAAAAATCATAATCTAAACGCCAAC belongs to Ostrea edulis chromosome 7, xbOstEdul1.1, whole genome shotgun sequence and includes:
- the LOC125654605 gene encoding phytanoyl-CoA dioxygenase, peroxisomal-like, coding for MTERLKIIFGHLDSASSVSHIPTLATSRAAPNVNSTFRYTLDNPILSHEQRQFYEDNGYLVIRNLVSKEKLDVYREHFGKICRKEVEVPIGLTIMKDVAIARSEFLPGQQAITKLQNFENDEVLFGYCTLPEIVRYVHAFTGKTAKAMHTMLINKPPDPGKKTSRHPMHQDLHYFPFRPADRIVCSWTAMEKVNRENGCLVVLPGSHKGELLQHEYPEWEGGVNKLYHGVRDFDPNAPRVHLPMETGDTVFFHPLLIHGSGMNKTKGFRKSISCHYASGEINFIDVKGSIQDSVEQELIEMSSKILLSKGVDPKFVTMKDIWIFKSRDVFLPEDGGQD